AATGACGGCGTGCATATCCGTAGCACTCTAATGGTACCCGATACGCTTTCGTTATCGGATACTCTAGAAGCCTTTAAACATAATGGCGTTGATTTTGCCGTGATCCTCAACGAGTATGGCTTAGTGATGGGAATTATTACTATCAATGATGTCATGATTACGTTAATGGGGGATTTAGTCGGTGCAGGGCAAGAAGAACAAATTGTCGTACGTGATGAGAACTCTTGGTTAGTTGAAGGCGGCACACCGATTGAAGATGTACAACGTATTTTAGATATCGATGAATTCCCAGATTTTAGCAATTATGAAACGATTGCAGGCTTTATGATGTATCGACTCAGAAGGATGCCAAAACGTACAGATTTTGTTAAATATGCGGGCTATAAGTTTGAAGTGGTGGATATCGACAACTATAAAATTGACCAGTTGCTTGTTACACGGATTACTGCTGCACCTTCACCAGTTGTTGTACAGCCAGGTAAAAACACCGTTGAAACGGCTGACGCAAAACAGCAAACAAAAGATACTGAACATTAGTGCTTGCTAGCGAAGCCGTTTCTTTCAATGCGCCACCTTGTGTGGCGCGTTACTCATCAAAACCAATTTTGATTAACCTACCCTAATTCAGCCTGTAATAATAAAACTTGTTTGTTCACCTCGCTCATCACACTGTAATGGCGTTTATCACTGACTTTTGGTGGTAAAATCTTCCCATAATTAAACTCAAATGCTCCAAAATCCTTTATATAGAGCCGACCACTGAAAAGTGTTTTAACATAAAGAGCAATTTTAGATGGGTTATAACGGTTAAAAATTTTCATTAGAACTTATCCTCCCCTTTGTTCTTACGTACGGCACCTCATAATGCATACCGTACAATAATCATAGACCAGAAATTTCGACTTTGGTTCTAAAATTGCAGTTTTATTCAATTTGCTGACATAACATGACACTGTCAAATAACTGTTAAATTACTGCTAAACAGTGTATTTATTCTGAATTTTAAAAAAATGTTAAATTCCCTATTGAAACTCATCCGATGAGCTATGCTATAAATACACGGAGAAACAAATAATCTTCGGGCTCATATATTCACATTACAATTCAAGGGGCTTTTATGTTTAGAAACGTCTTCATCTCCATTTGCTTATTCAGCTTATCCGCGGTTGCAACAGCGGCTAATATTCAGATAAATCAACCTGTTCCTGCCGTTTCTGTTACCGATAAAGGCGAGTTAATTCTCAATAACGACAATAAACTTGATTACAAACCATGGAAAAGCCAGCAATTAGTCGGGAAAGTACGCACTATCCAACACATTGCGGGGCGTTCATCCGCAAAAGAACTCAATGCACCGCTCATAGAAGCCATTAAAAACGCTAGATTCCCGCATGATACCTATCAAACCACCACAATTATTAATACGGATGATGCAATTTTTGGGACAGGGGTTTTTGTTAAAAACAGCGTTGAGGACAGCAAAAAAGAGTTTCCTTACTCACAGTTTATTGTCGATAGTGATGGCGTAGTGAAAGCCGCGTGGGGGTTAAAACCTGAAAGCTCTGCGATTATCGTACTGGATAACCAAGGAAAAGTGCTATTTTTCAAAGATGGCGAGCTAAATTCACAAGAAATTGAAAAAGTCATTGGCTCGCTCATTTCCGCTTTAAAATAGTGACGTCATCAATCCCTTCATTCAATTAACAGTAAATGAAGGGATTAACTTATCGCGGTATTTTTCAAAAATAGTGAGTTATTCTAAAATTCCCTTATAGTCAATATGCATAATTATCTTCATTTTTCTAATAATCAATCACTGTCACTAAGGGTATTTAATGTAGCCAAATAATGTTGACGCAAAAGCCACCTTCATCGCCATGCGTAAAAACCACTTGCAGGTTATGTAATTGCGCAATACGTTTAACAATAGACAACCCCAAACCGCTACCTGTTTTTTCTTGTCCTGGCGGTCGATAAAAACGCTCACCTAGACGCTGTAATACCTCAGGACTTACTCCTTCGCCATTATCTTGGATTTCAAGGTGTTCCGCATACAATGTAATTTTTACTTCCCCCTTTTCTTTACCATAGCGAATGGCATTGTGAAGTAAATTGCGCAATAACACGCTAAGTAACAGTGCTTGTCCTTGAAAAGGTTTTGGTGTTGAAACAACTGTTTGAATAATCGTTGTTTGTTGGCTTATCGCCTCCGGCTCAATCTCTTTCACAGCCGCATTAATTAATGCTTCCCACGTGAGTTCGCTGGTATCTTCCAACTGAGCTGAAGACTCTAACCGTGATAATGTCAGTAATTGGTCAACAAGTCGGGTTGCTCTAT
The window above is part of the Providencia sp. R33 genome. Proteins encoded here:
- a CDS encoding DUF1107 domain-containing protein translates to MKIFNRYNPSKIALYVKTLFSGRLYIKDFGAFEFNYGKILPPKVSDKRHYSVMSEVNKQVLLLQAELG
- a CDS encoding YtfJ family protein, with the translated sequence MFRNVFISICLFSLSAVATAANIQINQPVPAVSVTDKGELILNNDNKLDYKPWKSQQLVGKVRTIQHIAGRSSAKELNAPLIEAIKNARFPHDTYQTTTIINTDDAIFGTGVFVKNSVEDSKKEFPYSQFIVDSDGVVKAAWGLKPESSAIIVLDNQGKVLFFKDGELNSQEIEKVIGSLISALK